One part of the uncultured Bacteroides sp. genome encodes these proteins:
- a CDS encoding galactofuranosyltransferase, with translation MNKYYLSKNYVNLNTAGSKAKTDVEAILENNKFINIGLKQTRYTNKVLGFVLTFLGVLKAYILISKGDWLVLQYPLKKYYSFICKVVHLRGGKVTTLIHDLGTFRRGKLNASEEIARLNNSDYIIALNENMKGWLKEHGSTSSIGCLVIWDYLSDKTPQKVLQVASPFSIVYAGGLSYKKNAFLYKLGEYVKTYRFVLYGSGFNEELLGGNQNFAYKGFVPSDELISTAEGHFGLVWDGDSIDTCSGAFGDYLQYNNPHKTSLYIRCQLPVIIWQKAALAHFVEENNIGICISSLTELDQILSSLTAEQYQAMKNNVIKMSDKLAKGYFITKAIEESERVLF, from the coding sequence ATGAATAAATATTATCTTTCAAAAAACTATGTAAATCTAAATACTGCAGGAAGTAAGGCTAAGACGGATGTTGAGGCTATATTAGAAAATAATAAATTTATTAATATTGGACTTAAACAGACCAGATATACTAATAAAGTGCTTGGATTTGTGTTAACCTTTTTGGGTGTACTAAAAGCATATATTTTAATTTCTAAAGGAGATTGGTTGGTTCTTCAATACCCGTTAAAGAAATACTATTCATTTATTTGTAAAGTTGTTCATTTACGTGGTGGTAAAGTCACTACTTTAATTCATGATCTTGGTACTTTTCGCAGAGGAAAGCTTAATGCCTCTGAAGAAATAGCTCGTTTGAATAATTCAGATTATATAATAGCTCTTAATGAGAATATGAAAGGCTGGTTGAAAGAGCACGGAAGTACTTCTTCTATTGGATGTTTAGTGATTTGGGATTATCTATCTGATAAAACCCCTCAAAAAGTATTGCAAGTTGCTTCACCATTTAGTATAGTATATGCAGGCGGACTGAGTTATAAGAAAAATGCATTTTTATATAAGCTGGGAGAATATGTAAAGACATACCGGTTTGTTCTGTATGGATCCGGTTTTAATGAAGAACTTCTTGGAGGAAATCAGAACTTTGCATATAAAGGCTTTGTTCCATCCGATGAGCTGATCTCAACTGCAGAAGGACATTTTGGCCTGGTTTGGGATGGAGATTCTATCGATACCTGCAGCGGAGCTTTCGGCGATTATCTGCAATACAATAATCCTCACAAAACATCTCTTTATATTCGTTGTCAGTTGCCTGTTATAATCTGGCAGAAAGCAGCTTTGGCCCATTTTGTTGAAGAAAATAATATAGGTATCTGCATAAGCTCACTAACAGAACTTGATCAGATTCTTTCATCATTAACTGCAGAACAGTATCAGGCGATGAAGAATAATGTGATAAAAATGAGTGATAAGTTAGCTAAAGGATATTTTATCACCAAGGCAATTGAAGAATCAGAACGAGTATTGTTTTAG
- the glf gene encoding UDP-galactopyranose mutase, translating into MDIRYDYLIVGTGLFASVFAYHANKMGKKCLMIDKRSHLGGNIYCEGVDSINVHKYGAHIFHTSNKEIWQFVNSFVEFNRFTNSPLANYKDVLYNLPFNMNTFSKLWGVKTPQQAKEKLEEQRQRYAHIETPSNLEEQALKLCGDDIYYAFIKEYTEKQWGRSAKELPAFIIKRIPFRFTYDNNYFNDDYQGIPKGGYNKLINGLLEGVEVKLNTNYFDHKAELDKLADTVLFTGRIDELFNYEFGVLEYRSLSFEHERLDIEDFQGNAVVNYNERSVPYTRIIEHKHFEYGNQPFTIITREYPSEFSGNNEPYYPVNDDKNMQIYSKYKEKADLNGKLLLGGRLAQYAYFDMDDTVEAALRLVKNELCNI; encoded by the coding sequence ATGGATATACGGTACGATTATTTAATTGTAGGAACAGGACTTTTTGCCTCTGTGTTTGCTTATCATGCAAATAAAATGGGTAAAAAATGTCTGATGATAGACAAGCGTTCTCATTTAGGTGGCAATATCTATTGTGAGGGTGTAGATTCTATTAATGTTCATAAGTATGGAGCACATATATTTCATACAAGCAATAAGGAAATATGGCAGTTTGTTAATTCATTTGTAGAATTCAATCGGTTTACCAACTCTCCGTTGGCAAATTATAAAGATGTGCTTTATAATCTGCCTTTTAATATGAATACGTTTAGCAAGCTTTGGGGCGTAAAAACACCACAACAGGCAAAAGAAAAGCTTGAAGAGCAAAGACAACGTTATGCACATATTGAAACACCTTCAAATCTCGAAGAACAAGCATTAAAGCTTTGCGGTGATGATATTTATTATGCTTTCATAAAGGAATATACTGAAAAGCAGTGGGGGCGTTCAGCTAAAGAACTTCCTGCATTTATTATCAAGCGGATTCCCTTCCGTTTTACCTACGATAATAATTACTTTAATGATGACTATCAGGGTATTCCCAAAGGTGGATATAATAAATTGATAAATGGTTTGTTGGAGGGTGTTGAAGTAAAGCTGAATACCAACTACTTTGATCATAAAGCTGAACTTGATAAGTTGGCAGATACAGTCCTTTTTACGGGAAGAATAGACGAGTTGTTTAATTATGAATTTGGTGTTTTAGAGTATAGAAGCTTATCTTTCGAACATGAACGGCTGGATATTGAAGACTTTCAGGGAAATGCAGTTGTTAATTACAATGAGCGAAGTGTTCCATATACAAGGATTATTGAACATAAGCATTTTGAATATGGAAACCAGCCCTTTACTATTATAACCCGCGAGTATCCGAGCGAATTCTCTGGCAACAACGAGCCTTATTATCCTGTTAACGATGATAAGAATATGCAGATATATTCAAAATACAAAGAAAAAGCAGACTTAAATGGAAAGCTTTTGCTGGGTGGCAGATTGGCTCAATATGCATATTTCGACATGGATGATACTGTAGAAGCTGCATTGAGGCTAGTAAAAAATGAATTGTGTAATATCTAA
- a CDS encoding glycosyltransferase family 8 protein — MKMHIACNIDSNYVRFCSIMLVSLFENNKGESFDIHIVSQDLSEEEQKILKDIVCEQYKQRVYFYFVNTDLLNDFPINYTSHISISTYLRLFLGSVLPSSLSKVLYLDCDIIIRSSIAAFWSIDLTGYAIGCVEDMWSDRDENYSRLGYPKDFSYFNAGVLLVNLDYWRQNDLEKEFTNYVKYNAEKLLFNDQDVLNEVLHDKKLFIPFKWNMQDGFFRIRRRIRKETWDILDKELCNPAILHFTGSKKPWHYKCMHPYKSEFYVYQRLTKWRDCYPEVNYYFLFLMIIQRLATSLKIKRRKFRQF, encoded by the coding sequence ATGAAAATGCATATAGCATGTAATATAGACAGTAATTATGTCCGTTTTTGCTCAATAATGCTGGTCTCTTTGTTCGAGAATAATAAAGGTGAATCTTTTGATATACATATTGTTTCTCAGGATCTTTCTGAAGAAGAACAAAAAATCTTGAAGGATATTGTTTGTGAACAGTATAAGCAAAGAGTCTATTTTTATTTCGTAAACACTGATTTACTTAACGATTTCCCTATCAACTATACTAGTCATATTAGTATATCAACCTATCTACGACTTTTTTTGGGCAGTGTTTTACCCTCTTCCTTATCTAAGGTACTCTATTTGGATTGTGATATTATAATTCGTTCTTCAATTGCTGCTTTTTGGAGCATCGATCTTACCGGTTATGCAATAGGATGTGTAGAGGATATGTGGAGTGACAGAGATGAAAATTACTCCCGCCTTGGATACCCAAAGGATTTCTCTTATTTTAATGCAGGTGTGTTGCTCGTTAATCTCGATTATTGGAGACAAAATGATCTGGAAAAAGAATTTACTAACTATGTTAAGTATAATGCAGAAAAACTTTTGTTTAATGACCAGGATGTGTTAAATGAAGTGCTGCACGACAAAAAACTGTTTATCCCATTTAAATGGAATATGCAAGATGGCTTTTTTAGAATCAGAAGAAGAATTAGAAAGGAGACCTGGGATATCTTAGATAAAGAGTTATGTAATCCGGCAATACTCCATTTTACTGGAAGTAAGAAGCCCTGGCATTATAAATGTATGCATCCATATAAATCGGAATTCTATGTGTACCAACGTTTAACTAAGTGGAGAGACTGTTATCCTGAAGTAAATTATTATTTCTTATTTTTGATGATTATTCAGAGATTAGCTACATCTTTGAAGATTAAAAGACGTAAATTTAGGCAATTCTGA
- a CDS encoding DUF4422 domain-containing protein produces MMTDKECMSKIIVCAHKQDFFISDDLYMPIQVGKSISNVDLGIQGDNSGDNISKKNREYCELTAHYWAWKNLKGIDQIGLAHYRRYLDFSNNSSVLLNAKPKSEVNSPKTDFNKLLDKYDIVLSNYDYHAASNKIHYCYKHILEDYEILRESLAELFPEYLPSFDHIMIRNNKASVGNMFFTKWAVFDAYSEWLFTLLFEVEKRVKLSPYDYQRRVFGFMAERLIDVYCHYNKLKVKRCPILYVADNYRNRSALDYNFKMIKKVVMFHLSSKRRL; encoded by the coding sequence ATGATGACTGATAAAGAATGCATGTCCAAGATTATTGTCTGTGCACATAAACAAGACTTTTTTATATCAGATGATTTGTATATGCCTATTCAGGTTGGTAAATCCATATCTAATGTTGATTTGGGAATCCAGGGAGATAATTCAGGTGATAATATAAGTAAAAAGAACAGAGAATATTGTGAACTCACAGCTCACTATTGGGCATGGAAAAATTTAAAAGGCATTGACCAGATTGGCTTAGCGCATTATCGGAGATATTTAGATTTTTCAAATAATTCGTCCGTTCTTTTAAATGCTAAACCAAAAAGTGAAGTAAATTCTCCTAAAACAGATTTTAATAAATTGCTTGATAAATATGACATAGTTCTATCTAACTATGATTATCATGCAGCTTCTAATAAAATTCACTATTGCTATAAACACATTTTAGAAGATTATGAGATCTTAAGAGAATCTTTAGCGGAATTATTTCCAGAGTATCTTCCTTCTTTTGATCATATAATGATTAGAAACAATAAGGCCTCTGTTGGAAATATGTTTTTTACAAAGTGGGCTGTTTTTGATGCTTATTCTGAATGGCTTTTTACTTTATTGTTTGAAGTAGAGAAAAGGGTAAAACTATCTCCATACGACTATCAGCGCAGAGTCTTTGGTTTTATGGCAGAACGCTTGATTGATGTATATTGTCATTATAATAAATTGAAAGTTAAACGATGCCCAATTTTGTATGTGGCAGATAACTATAGAAATAGGAGTGCATTAGATTATAATTTTAAAATGATAAAGAAGGTTGTGATGTTTCATTTATCATCGAAAAGACGTCTTTAA
- a CDS encoding CDP-glycerol glycerophosphotransferase family protein: MGKHYLFFVSLTYSFSILRPLQDEIWRRGDDVAWFIEDSCESWLTEKEKQLKTIQEVLDYNPIAVFAPGNFVYDFFPGVKVAVFHGYAMKKRVEKIDDHFTIRGWYDIYCTQGESTTPYFKELEKKYGFFKVYETGWCKVDPFFDKTASHTDQRENPTILYSPTFTKGISSAPFLWETIKQLVETKPWNWIITFHPKLDDPELIQKYKGLADKYDNVVFYRSNDGLNTFRKTDVMLCDSSSIIVEYMFLNKPVVTFRNTHPGNHLLDVMNENEIGDAIEKALSRPKELMDNIYAYTMHHEPHRDGKNSVRVLDAVDDFIENYRGKIKSKPLNLIRKIKLRLKIKYYHW, translated from the coding sequence ATGGGTAAGCACTATTTGTTTTTTGTTTCATTGACTTATTCTTTTTCTATTTTGCGCCCTCTTCAGGATGAAATATGGCGAAGAGGAGATGATGTAGCCTGGTTTATTGAAGACTCTTGCGAAAGCTGGCTAACTGAGAAAGAAAAGCAATTAAAGACAATACAAGAAGTGCTTGATTATAATCCGATTGCAGTTTTTGCACCCGGAAACTTTGTTTACGACTTCTTTCCCGGAGTAAAAGTCGCTGTTTTTCATGGATATGCCATGAAAAAGCGAGTTGAAAAGATCGATGATCACTTCACCATCAGGGGGTGGTATGATATATATTGCACGCAGGGAGAAAGTACTACACCCTATTTTAAAGAGCTGGAAAAGAAATATGGTTTCTTTAAAGTGTATGAAACCGGTTGGTGTAAAGTTGATCCCTTTTTTGATAAGACTGCATCTCATACAGATCAAAGAGAAAATCCAACAATTCTTTATTCGCCAACATTTACCAAAGGAATTTCTTCTGCACCCTTTTTGTGGGAAACAATAAAGCAATTGGTTGAAACCAAGCCATGGAACTGGATTATCACTTTCCATCCCAAACTTGATGATCCTGAATTAATCCAAAAATATAAAGGGCTGGCCGATAAATATGATAACGTAGTCTTTTATCGCTCCAATGATGGTCTTAACACCTTCAGAAAAACAGATGTTATGCTCTGCGATAGCTCATCCATTATTGTGGAATACATGTTCCTGAATAAGCCGGTCGTTACTTTTCGCAATACACATCCGGGTAATCACTTGCTGGATGTAATGAATGAAAACGAGATTGGTGATGCTATTGAAAAGGCGCTTTCACGCCCCAAAGAGCTTATGGATAACATCTATGCTTATACCATGCACCATGAACCGCATCGTGACGGCAAGAATTCGGTCCGTGTATTAGATGCTGTTGATGATTTTATAGAGAACTATAGAGGTAAGATTAAATCAAAGCCTCTTAACTTAATACGAAAAATAAAACTAAGATTGAAGATAAAGTATTATCATTGGTGA
- a CDS encoding lipopolysaccharide kinase InaA family protein, with translation MKILLNPAFESLRTFVESVPHIFGEEGKTIYKGRNKIKVIKIGEIDVNVKRYRVPMLFNRVIYTFIRKSKGLRAFEYPQRLLEKGFETPQPIAYIEERNFGLIGYSYFVSVHCPYSRRFYEFGNADIKDCSDIVIAFARFSAKLHEAGILHLDYSPGNILFDKEDGEYKFSLVDINRMKFGKVSIEEGCANFARLWGQIPFFELLAKEYAATRGADEVLCRDLVLTYRRKFWTRFAKKHQVKYTLNF, from the coding sequence ATGAAGATACTTCTGAATCCGGCTTTTGAATCATTGCGAACTTTTGTAGAATCTGTTCCTCATATCTTTGGGGAAGAAGGAAAAACCATATACAAAGGCCGGAATAAGATTAAAGTAATCAAAATAGGAGAGATTGACGTAAACGTCAAAAGATATAGAGTCCCGATGTTATTTAATCGGGTTATTTATACTTTTATAAGAAAAAGCAAAGGATTGCGTGCTTTCGAATATCCGCAACGATTGCTCGAGAAGGGTTTTGAGACTCCGCAGCCGATAGCATACATTGAAGAAAGAAATTTTGGCTTGATCGGATATTCTTATTTTGTAAGTGTACATTGTCCATATAGCCGTAGATTCTATGAATTTGGCAATGCAGATATAAAAGACTGTTCGGATATTGTTATTGCATTTGCACGTTTTTCAGCAAAACTTCATGAAGCCGGTATATTGCATCTTGATTACTCACCCGGTAATATCCTTTTTGACAAAGAAGATGGTGAATATAAGTTTTCTTTGGTGGATATTAACCGCATGAAATTTGGAAAGGTGAGTATTGAAGAGGGTTGTGCTAACTTTGCAAGGTTATGGGGACAAATTCCTTTCTTTGAATTGCTGGCAAAAGAATATGCTGCAACGCGTGGAGCAGATGAGGTCTTATGCCGGGATTTAGTTCTGACTTACAGACGAAAGTTCTGGACCCGCTTTGCAAAAAAGCATCAGGTAAAATATACGCTGAATTTTTAA
- a CDS encoding glycosyltransferase family 9 protein encodes MAKILIIRFSAIGDVAMTIPVIHSLALQHPEHEFTVLSRMSLRPLFIGLPQNVHFMGADLHGKHSGLLGLHRLFYNELKPQNFDYVADLHNVLRTKIIRLRFKMMGIPTAYIFKGRLGKKKLTNRYHKVFENQKSSFRRYTDVFKALGFPIQLNFTSIFGEGRGDMSQIQHITGDKGDLKWIGIAPFAKHKGKVLPLDKQEEVIAHFAKDPRVRVFLFGGGKNEESVLASWVNKYPSVTSLIGKLNMNTELILMSYLDAMVSMDSANMHLASLVNAPVVSVWGATHPYCGFMGWKQSPMNAVQVDLPCRPCSVFGNKSCYRKDYACLNMITPDMVIKKIESIIF; translated from the coding sequence ATGGCTAAGATATTGATTATTCGTTTTTCCGCGATAGGAGATGTAGCAATGACTATCCCGGTGATTCATTCGCTTGCCCTTCAGCATCCTGAACATGAATTTACTGTGTTGAGTCGTATGTCGCTTCGTCCGCTTTTTATAGGATTGCCTCAGAATGTTCATTTTATGGGTGCCGATTTGCATGGTAAACATAGTGGGCTTTTAGGGTTACATCGATTATTCTATAACGAGTTGAAGCCTCAAAATTTTGATTACGTAGCCGATTTACACAATGTACTTCGTACAAAAATAATTCGTCTTCGTTTCAAGATGATGGGTATTCCAACTGCTTACATCTTTAAAGGACGTCTGGGCAAGAAGAAACTGACCAACAGATACCATAAGGTATTTGAGAATCAGAAATCATCCTTCCGTAGATACACAGACGTCTTTAAGGCTTTAGGTTTTCCAATTCAGCTTAATTTCACTTCCATCTTTGGCGAAGGAAGAGGCGATATGTCTCAAATACAACACATCACTGGAGATAAAGGCGATTTGAAATGGATTGGCATTGCACCTTTTGCCAAACATAAAGGGAAAGTGCTTCCTCTGGATAAGCAGGAAGAAGTGATTGCTCATTTTGCAAAAGATCCCCGTGTAAGGGTATTCCTTTTTGGAGGAGGGAAAAACGAAGAGTCTGTTCTTGCCTCATGGGTAAATAAATATCCTTCTGTAACATCACTGATTGGCAAGCTGAATATGAATACCGAACTCATCCTGATGAGTTATCTGGATGCAATGGTGTCTATGGATTCCGCAAATATGCATCTGGCATCGTTAGTCAATGCGCCTGTCGTATCTGTTTGGGGAGCCACCCATCCGTATTGCGGATTTATGGGCTGGAAACAATCTCCTATGAATGCTGTTCAGGTTGATCTTCCATGCCGTCCATGTTCTGTATTTGGAAACAAATCTTGCTATCGTAAAGATTATGCTTGTCTGAATATGATTACTCCCGATATGGTTATTAAAAAGATAGAGAGCATAATATTTTAA
- a CDS encoding DUF4254 domain-containing protein: MTFSNLCNEIFFQSTENYHVTDSVDAPIQNPYELKTIEYYLYLKNWIDAVQWHFEDIIRDPQIDPVEALTLKRRIDKSNQDRTDLVELIDSYFYDQYKDVKPLADATINTESPAWAVDRLSILALKIYHMNEEVKRTDTTPEHHEQCQKKLDILLEQKKDLSSAIDQLLDDIKAGRKYMKVYKQMKMYNDPALNPVLYAKK, encoded by the coding sequence ATGACATTTAGTAACCTTTGCAACGAGATTTTCTTTCAATCAACAGAGAATTACCATGTGACTGATAGTGTAGATGCTCCGATTCAGAATCCTTATGAGCTGAAAACTATTGAGTATTATTTATATTTGAAGAATTGGATAGATGCCGTGCAATGGCATTTTGAAGATATTATACGTGATCCTCAGATTGATCCCGTAGAAGCGCTTACATTGAAAAGACGCATTGATAAGTCTAATCAGGATCGTACAGATTTAGTAGAGCTGATTGACAGCTATTTCTATGATCAGTATAAGGACGTGAAGCCTTTGGCTGATGCAACTATTAATACAGAAAGTCCGGCATGGGCTGTAGACCGCCTTTCTATCCTTGCATTGAAGATTTACCACATGAACGAGGAAGTGAAGCGTACAGATACTACTCCAGAACATCACGAACAGTGCCAGAAGAAATTAGATATCCTTTTGGAACAGAAAAAAGATTTATCATCAGCTATTGATCAGCTGTTAGATGATATTAAGGCTGGCAGAAAGTATATGAAAGTATACAAACAGATGAAGATGTATAACGATCCAGCTCTTAATCCTGTTCTTTACGCTAAGAAGTAA
- a CDS encoding ATP-binding cassette domain-containing protein, whose product MSIRLSNVSKFYGNQEVLHNVSFEVHPGEIAAFLGPNGAGKSTCMRIITGWLTDFKGTVSVCGNDITKDPIAAKRCIGYLPENNPLYPEMYVREYLEYVGQIYRVANLHGLVDEMIERVKLEEVCGKTIGTLSKGFRQRVGLAQALIHNPEVLILDEPSSGLDPNQLTEIHSLIRELGKEKTILFSSHSLQEVSDLCQHAIIIHKGNIVADAQISELTKEEPLEDIFKRLTK is encoded by the coding sequence ATGTCTATCAGATTATCTAATGTATCCAAATTCTACGGAAATCAGGAAGTGCTTCATAATGTGAGCTTTGAGGTGCACCCGGGAGAAATTGCTGCTTTTCTTGGACCAAACGGAGCAGGCAAATCAACTTGCATGAGAATTATTACAGGATGGCTGACTGATTTCAAGGGTACGGTTAGCGTATGCGGAAATGATATTACCAAGGATCCCATTGCTGCCAAGCGCTGCATTGGCTATCTGCCGGAGAACAATCCGCTTTATCCGGAGATGTATGTCAGAGAATATCTGGAATATGTTGGTCAGATTTACCGGGTAGCCAACCTGCATGGTTTGGTAGACGAGATGATTGAACGGGTAAAGCTGGAGGAAGTTTGCGGCAAGACTATAGGAACGCTGTCTAAAGGATTCCGTCAGCGAGTGGGACTGGCGCAGGCTTTAATACATAACCCCGAAGTGCTGATTCTGGATGAGCCTTCATCGGGTCTTGATCCTAACCAGCTAACTGAAATCCATTCTCTGATCAGAGAACTTGGAAAAGAAAAAACAATTCTATTTTCTTCTCACTCCTTACAGGAAGTTTCTGATTTATGCCAACATGCAATTATTATTCATAAGGGTAATATTGTGGCTGATGCACAGATCAGTGAGCTAACTAAAGAGGAACCTCTGGAGGATATTTTTAAAAGACTAACTAAATGA
- the pdxB gene encoding 4-phosphoerythronate dehydrogenase PdxB, which translates to MKVIIDNKIPYIEGIIEKLGGETPNEVIYIPGTKFTPEIVRDADALIIRTRTLCNRELLEGSNVKFIATATIGFDHIDTDYCKEAGITWTNAPGCNSASVAQYIHSTLLLLEKEKGFTLKGKCIGVVGIGNVGSKVCKVAQSLGMRILMNDLPRADNEGAGMFTDMETITRECDVITFHTPLNKEGKYKTYHLADTGFFNSLKKSPVIINTSRGEVTETSALLSALEKKQISEAVIDVWENEPEISLELLNEVFLGTPHIAGYSADGKANATRMSLESFCRFFHINPDFDIQPVQPESSVIKASTEADAYLQMYDPRRDSNALKAHPEMFEQLRGDYPLRREKEAYTIQIA; encoded by the coding sequence ATGAAAGTGATTATTGATAATAAGATTCCCTACATTGAGGGAATTATAGAAAAGCTTGGAGGAGAAACTCCAAACGAGGTTATATATATACCCGGAACAAAATTCACCCCCGAAATTGTTCGTGATGCCGACGCGCTGATTATCCGCACCCGTACTCTCTGTAACCGTGAATTACTGGAAGGAAGTAATGTGAAGTTTATCGCTACTGCAACCATAGGTTTTGATCACATTGACACTGATTATTGCAAAGAAGCCGGGATTACCTGGACAAATGCTCCGGGATGTAATTCTGCTTCTGTGGCTCAATACATTCATTCCACGTTATTACTTCTGGAAAAAGAGAAAGGATTTACGCTGAAAGGAAAATGTATTGGTGTTGTTGGTATAGGAAATGTGGGAAGTAAGGTATGCAAGGTTGCCCAATCACTAGGCATGCGGATATTGATGAACGATCTTCCTCGTGCCGACAACGAAGGTGCCGGAATGTTTACGGATATGGAGACCATAACCCGAGAATGTGACGTAATAACTTTCCATACTCCGCTCAACAAGGAAGGCAAATATAAAACATACCATCTGGCAGATACCGGATTTTTCAATTCGCTAAAAAAGAGCCCGGTCATTATAAATACCTCCCGGGGTGAAGTTACTGAAACCTCTGCCCTGCTCTCTGCTTTAGAAAAGAAACAAATCAGCGAAGCGGTTATTGATGTTTGGGAGAACGAACCTGAAATCAGCCTTGAATTGCTTAACGAGGTATTTCTTGGAACTCCGCACATCGCAGGTTATTCAGCTGATGGGAAAGCGAATGCCACCCGAATGTCGTTAGAATCATTCTGCCGCTTTTTCCATATTAATCCGGATTTTGATATTCAACCTGTCCAACCGGAGAGCTCAGTAATCAAAGCCTCAACAGAAGCAGATGCTTATCTGCAAATGTACGATCCAAGGCGAGACAGCAACGCTTTGAAAGCTCATCCAGAGATGTTTGAGCAATTGAGGGGTGATTATCCTTTGAGAAGAGAAAAAGAAGCGTATACTATTCAGATTGCATAA
- a CDS encoding GDSL-type esterase/lipase family protein has protein sequence MKRASLLLVLGLLFGANSFAQQEKYTTYYYQRATLFEKLPITSTDIVFLGNSLTDGCEWAELFGNPHIKNRGISGDEVMGIYDRIDPILKGKPAKIFLLTGVNDVSHDLTADSILVMYRKLVSKIKSDSPKTKLYIQSILPVNDEFTRFPKVHNKTQVILDINKGLKQLAKENEYTYIDLYTHFIAPGTQSLDKKYTNDGLHLLGPGYLVWKEVLKPYVK, from the coding sequence ATGAAAAGGGCGTCACTTCTTTTAGTTCTCGGCTTACTCTTTGGTGCAAATAGTTTTGCGCAACAAGAGAAGTACACTACTTATTACTATCAGCGTGCTACATTGTTTGAAAAACTGCCTATAACGTCTACCGATATTGTTTTTCTTGGCAATAGCTTGACGGATGGTTGTGAGTGGGCCGAACTTTTTGGTAACCCGCACATTAAAAACCGTGGAATCAGTGGTGACGAAGTTATGGGAATATACGATCGTATTGATCCTATACTCAAAGGCAAACCTGCAAAGATATTCCTGTTGACCGGAGTAAATGATGTTTCTCACGACCTTACGGCAGATAGCATTCTTGTAATGTACAGGAAGTTAGTGAGCAAAATCAAATCAGATTCTCCTAAAACAAAACTTTATATTCAAAGTATTCTTCCGGTGAACGATGAATTTACCCGTTTCCCCAAAGTGCACAATAAAACACAAGTGATACTTGATATAAACAAAGGCTTAAAGCAATTGGCAAAAGAGAATGAGTATACTTATATAGACCTGTATACTCACTTTATTGCTCCGGGAACTCAAAGTCTGGATAAGAAATATACAAACGATGGCCTTCACCTTTTAGGACCGGGATATCTGGTCTGGAAAGAGGTGTTAAAGCCTTATGTGAAATAA
- the murQ gene encoding N-acetylmuramic acid 6-phosphate etherase, with protein MSFIKITEHPSLHDNLEKKSVRELLEGINEEDQKVAIAVQKAIPQIEKLVTQIVPRMKQGGRIFYMGAGTSGRLGVLDASEIPPTFGMPPTLVIGLIAGGDTALRNPVENAEDNMERGWEELVEHQINEKDTVIGIAASGTTPYVIGALRNARAHGILTASVSSNPDSPLSAEAEVPIEMIVGPEFVTGSSRMKSGTGQKMILNMITTSVMIQLGRVKGNKMVNMQLSNKKLVDRGTRMVSEELGLEYEQSKRLLLMYGSVKKAVDAYRAQQNNE; from the coding sequence ATGTCATTTATAAAAATAACCGAGCACCCATCTCTTCATGATAATCTGGAAAAGAAATCAGTCAGAGAGTTGTTGGAAGGTATTAATGAAGAAGACCAGAAGGTAGCTATTGCTGTTCAAAAAGCAATTCCACAAATTGAGAAATTAGTAACACAGATAGTTCCCCGCATGAAACAAGGCGGACGAATCTTTTATATGGGAGCCGGCACCAGTGGACGATTAGGCGTGTTGGATGCTTCGGAAATTCCTCCTACATTTGGTATGCCTCCAACATTAGTTATTGGTTTGATAGCAGGAGGAGATACGGCTTTGCGTAATCCGGTGGAGAATGCCGAAGATAACATGGAACGTGGATGGGAAGAATTGGTAGAACATCAGATCAATGAGAAGGATACAGTGATTGGTATTGCTGCTTCAGGAACTACTCCTTATGTGATTGGTGCATTACGAAATGCACGTGCTCATGGCATTCTAACAGCTTCAGTTTCCAGTAACCCGGATTCTCCATTATCTGCAGAAGCAGAAGTTCCTATCGAAATGATTGTGGGTCCTGAATTTGTAACCGGAAGTTCACGTATGAAATCGGGAACCGGACAAAAGATGATTCTGAACATGATTACTACATCTGTAATGATTCAACTTGGTCGCGTAAAAGGAAACAAGATGGTAAATATGCAGCTTTCCAATAAGAAGTTGGTGGACCGTGGCACACGAATGGTTTCGGAAGAGTTGGGATTGGAATATGAACAATCCAAGCGCTTGCTGCTGATGTATGGTTCTGTAAAGAAGGCAGTAGATGCATATCGTGCACAACAAAATAATGAATAA